One Terriglobia bacterium genomic window carries:
- a CDS encoding amidase, which produces MSHDSRISRRDLIAMFGAAGLSSRLPEVQPREPLVYWSASAMAKAVKAKQVSSTELVTACLKQIDKVNPAINAVVMFARARALMEAAAADAKLARKETLGPLHGVPMTIKDSFDTAGVISTAGTLGRKNYVPQKDATAVARLRRAGAILLGKTNTPEITAGEETFNAVYGRTNNPYDLRRTPGGSSGGPAAIVAAAGSPFDIGSDTTDSIRAPAHFCGITGLKPSAGRVPRTGHIISFASGAMDSWTQIGPLARHVEDLELVLHVIAGPDYQDPAISDVPLGPSNRIILKKLRIAFHVDNGIRACTPETIQAVRAAAMALGPAVLQMEERRPPGIERTAEVADAVIDSAFDRLAARVLAKAGNRGAYLPQGGSAAQLDNALIQLDLFRSEMLGFLENHDIILCPANAVPALPHGQQSEGEHNLDFTYMTTYAMTGWPVCVVRAGTSPGGLPIGIQVVGRPWREDVVLAVAAFLEKQLGGWKPPAIARS; this is translated from the coding sequence ATGTCCCATGATTCGCGAATTTCCCGCCGAGATTTGATCGCGATGTTTGGCGCGGCGGGGTTATCGTCCCGTCTGCCCGAGGTCCAACCGCGTGAGCCACTGGTCTACTGGTCGGCTTCGGCAATGGCGAAAGCGGTTAAGGCGAAACAGGTTTCCTCAACGGAACTGGTGACGGCTTGCCTGAAGCAGATCGACAAGGTCAATCCGGCCATCAACGCCGTCGTGATGTTCGCCCGCGCCCGGGCCCTCATGGAAGCCGCAGCCGCGGATGCGAAACTCGCACGCAAGGAGACATTGGGGCCGCTGCACGGCGTACCAATGACGATAAAGGACTCCTTCGACACGGCGGGAGTCATCAGTACGGCGGGAACACTCGGCCGTAAGAATTATGTTCCGCAGAAAGACGCAACCGCTGTCGCCAGGCTGCGGCGCGCGGGCGCGATTCTCCTGGGTAAAACGAACACTCCGGAGATTACGGCGGGGGAAGAAACCTTCAATGCGGTCTATGGACGGACGAATAATCCTTACGATCTCCGCCGGACTCCCGGAGGGAGCAGCGGCGGCCCTGCCGCGATCGTGGCGGCGGCGGGCTCGCCGTTCGACATCGGCAGCGATACGACAGACAGCATCCGCGCGCCGGCGCACTTTTGCGGCATCACGGGATTAAAGCCCAGCGCCGGGCGTGTTCCCCGGACCGGGCACATCATATCGTTTGCGTCGGGCGCAATGGATTCATGGACGCAGATCGGACCGCTGGCTCGGCACGTGGAAGATCTTGAACTCGTGTTGCACGTGATCGCAGGACCGGATTACCAGGACCCTGCCATCAGCGACGTGCCGCTGGGCCCTTCCAATCGCATCATTCTGAAAAAGCTGCGTATCGCCTTCCATGTGGATAACGGCATCCGCGCCTGCACTCCTGAAACAATCCAGGCGGTTCGCGCGGCCGCAATGGCGCTCGGGCCGGCCGTTTTGCAGATGGAGGAGCGGCGGCCTCCGGGGATCGAACGGACAGCCGAGGTCGCCGACGCGGTGATCGATTCCGCGTTCGACCGTCTGGCGGCCAGGGTTCTCGCGAAAGCGGGCAATCGCGGCGCCTACCTCCCGCAGGGCGGATCGGCTGCACAGCTGGACAACGCGCTAATTCAATTGGATCTGTTCCGAAGTGAGATGCTGGGCTTCCTGGAGAACCATGACATTATTCTGTGTCCTGCGAATGCCGTTCCAGCGCTGCCCCATGGCCAGCAGTCCGAGGGTGAACACAATCTGGACTTCACATATATGACAACCTACGCGATGACAGGCTGGCCGGTTTGCGTCGTGCGTGCAGGGACATCTCCCGGAGGACTGCCGATCGGTATCCAGGTGGTCGGCCGCCCCTGGCGTGAAGATGTCGTTCTTGCCGTTGCCGCCTTCCTTGAAAAACAGCTCGGCGGATGGAAACCGCCGGCGATTGCCAGATCCTAA
- a CDS encoding class I SAM-dependent methyltransferase gives MDGNPFGHVLAGLTERQSVVDLGCGSGSFHYEVYNCRIIAMDLNVPQRAGCSHASFVQSHSAAIPLKGSSIDVVVCHHTLEHFDDFRATLIEINRILRDDGLIWIAIPNGYGLDDELYRFVFSGGGHVNRFSRDQLIEEVHHLTRFRLAQTVDLFSSFIYLKKPTEQEYQHYPRTARFLFHIPDGASGTGIIAVNAVTRLMDKLFGCRSSQYGWGFLFAPEGASLPPLGGPYFNVCSKCGSGIPARQLRENGMLKQWCGVGFFHCPNCRQLNAFVSPPAGCE, from the coding sequence ATGGATGGAAACCCTTTTGGCCACGTTCTAGCTGGATTAACTGAACGGCAGAGTGTGGTCGATTTAGGTTGCGGCTCTGGCAGTTTTCATTATGAGGTGTATAACTGCCGAATAATCGCAATGGACCTGAACGTTCCTCAGAGAGCCGGATGCTCGCATGCCAGCTTTGTTCAATCCCATTCTGCGGCGATACCGCTCAAAGGCAGTTCCATTGATGTCGTGGTATGCCACCATACCTTGGAACATTTTGATGACTTCCGGGCGACTCTAATAGAAATCAATCGGATCTTAAGGGATGACGGACTGATCTGGATTGCGATTCCCAACGGGTATGGCCTGGATGACGAACTCTATCGGTTTGTCTTTTCCGGCGGTGGACACGTAAACCGTTTCAGCCGCGACCAGTTGATAGAAGAGGTACATCATCTCACCAGGTTCCGATTGGCGCAGACGGTCGATCTCTTCAGCAGCTTTATTTACCTGAAGAAACCAACAGAGCAGGAATACCAGCATTATCCCCGAACAGCTCGCTTCCTGTTCCATATCCCTGACGGCGCCAGCGGCACAGGCATCATTGCTGTAAATGCGGTAACACGTCTGATGGATAAGCTGTTCGGGTGCCGTTCCAGCCAGTATGGCTGGGGGTTTTTATTCGCCCCCGAAGGGGCCTCTTTGCCTCCCTTAGGTGGTCCTTACTTCAATGTTTGCTCAAAGTGCGGTTCCGGAATACCGGCAAGACAACTTCGCGAGAATGGCATGCTGAAGCAATGGTGTGGAGTGGGCTTCTTTCATTGTCCCAATTGCCGGCAATTAAATGCGTTTGTCTCTCCTCCGGCCGGGTGCGAATAG